The proteins below are encoded in one region of Malaclemys terrapin pileata isolate rMalTer1 chromosome 20, rMalTer1.hap1, whole genome shotgun sequence:
- the SIPA1L3 gene encoding signal-induced proliferation-associated 1-like protein 3, which produces MTSYRPIPHASVDVGGPALKGSEGLAGTRGDYFSPGFWAQNGSISQPAGDGLPGPRPTTTTPAMPKMGVRARIADWPPKRDALKDPAAPSPLRDMEASTGISRTFLSPKGFQNGQQPPPTSLGSSGFRGLHRLSRRRSKDVEFQEGWPRSPGRAFVPLRNRSNSEITLSECDLEETLEPRGAKLGSGLPLFREYGSTSSIDVQGISEQSLFDMLRELRAEKPAQRRLAPEKPSDLLRADTSTASSLHVAGSAKADVRNGLGLPPEDSPSQPKEKPRKKGPRGEAGGDSIFKKLRSSRSDGEPGRALVEQEDGGKAWVCQKSFAHYDVQSLLFNLNQVAANRAVVAQRRNTTTGASAASAVSAALSRAYGLGGLDPAFASTEDLNYKENLEHDLGDNNSNDLLLSCPHFRNEVGGMCERNVSFSRASAGSPSGAAGEGGFLEPTLNAYCTNASISVLEVPRELQRSPNRLTRYNVEHVDLGARYYQLYFHGKEHSNYFGVDEKLGPVAVSIRREKLEDHKDYGPQYQYRIIFRTSELVTLRGTILEDATPTTTKHGTVRGLPLKDVLEYVVSELNIHCLRLAMNTLKVTEQLLKLDEQGLCRKHKVGILYCKAGQSSEEEMYNNEEAGPAFEEFLSLIGEKVCLKAFSKYAAQLDTKTDSTGTHSLYTTYQDYEIMFHVSTMLPYTLNNRQQLLRKRHIGNDIVTIIFQEPGALPFTPQNIRSHFQHVFIIVRVHSPCTDNVCYSVAVTRSKDAPPFGPPIPSGVTFRKSDIFRDFLLAKVINAENAAHKSDKFHTMATRTRQEYLKDLAENCVTNTPIDSTGKFNLISLTSKKKEKMKARMGAEQYSSGAIAWRVLAQDFAQGVEIECILAISNEFIVLLDLGTKEVVFNCFCGDVIGWTPDPGTLRIFYGRGDHVSIQATDSSPEDIKEIVQRLKVMTSGCETVDMTLRRNGLGQLGFHVKYDGTVAEVEDYGFAWQAGLRQGSRLVEICKVAVVTLSHDQMIDLLRTSVTVKVVIIPPHEDGVPRRGWAESFEMSSMEHKAELESVPAGHRPPYRSNSAWQWSGPASHHSSQAAKWAEPLPLTRPPKQTSVIPYREPQPLHSKRPVSFPETPHTAASSPAGAERVQPYRQPSGSFSTPGSGGTAYTRYKPSPERYATSQRPVLPLEQHYSPEVTSSGDSSSGGLPSQESTMERHKPEPLWHVPVQSRLPAATGSSMSKRPSRQELAGKDSPNRPSKGEAQYSSHSSSNTLSSNASSSHSDERWFDTPEPAEGEPDPVSKGGSSDSGIDTTLYAKPSRLGPQRDQLPKAPPGSAHYASLHESGARPGSKRREPSPAVSAGSHSRGYRPKLYGTGAGAAGPAAAPNHGSELFKQPSNFSLRQGRPAQGYKTPVAENPRPPHMSQSSSFQLSASVPKSFFSKQTSRNKPALGWKRAEETPTRPVAFTDPKKQIDMNTKNVFGQPRLRASLRDLRSPRKNYKSTIEDDLKKLIIMDGLGPEPERAMSPQKTLQRTLSDESLCSGRRDASFANATCFEQSLASDVLFTSTYPSNTLPTRRQHPQPGSGGLPEKKSTISASELSLSDARDKPPRRLDPGLMPLPDTAAGLEWSSLVNAAKAYEVQRAVSLFSLNDSTLSPDAPPAPSLERQPTPRTTPTMSEELPVDLTGKVCQLEAMLKQLHSDLQKEKQDKVVLQAEVANLRQNNQQLQEESQTAHEQLRRFAEIFSSPVDKEL; this is translated from the exons ATGACATCCTATCGACCCATTCCGCATGCAAGCGTGGATGTTGGCGGACCGGCGCTGAAGGGGAGCGAAGGTCTGGCTGGCACGCGGGGCGATTACTTCTCGCCAGGGTTCTGGGCGCAGAATGGCAGCATCTCGCAGCCAGCTGGGGACGGTCTGCCCGGGCCAcggcccaccaccaccacacctgCCATGCCGAAGATGGGCGTGCGCGCCAGGATCGCCGACTGGCCCCCCAAGAGAGACGCACTGAAGGATCCGGCCGCTCCAAGCCCCTTGAGGGACATGGAAGCATCGACGGGCATCAGCAGGACTTTTCTTTCACCCAAGGGCTTTCAGAATGGGCAGCAGCCgcctcccaccagcctgggctcctcgGGGTTCAGGGGCTTGCACCGGCTCTCCAGGAGGAGATCCAAGGACGTGGAGTTCCAGGAGGGTTGGCCTCGATCGCCTGGCAGGGCCTTCGTCCCGCTGCGCAACAGGAGTAACAGCGAGATCACCCTCAGCGAGTGTGACTTGGAAGAGACCCTGGAGCCCCGTGGGGCCAAGCTGGGGAGCGGCCTGCCCCTCTTCCGCGAGTACGGGAGCACCTCCTCCATAGACGTGCAGGGCATCTCGGAGCAGAGCTTGTTCGACATGCTCCGCGAGCTCCGCGCCGAGAAGCCGGCCCAGCGCCGCCTGGCACCCGAGAAGCCGAGCGACCTGCTGCGGGCCGACACCAGCACAGCCTCCAGCCTGCACGTGGCTGGCAGCGCCAAGGCGGACGTGAGGAATGGCCTGGGGCTCCCCCCTGAGGACTCCCCCTCTCAGCCGAAGGAGAAGCCCCGCAAGAAGGGCCccaggggggaggcagggggagactCCATCTTCAAGAAGCTGCGGAGCAGCCGGAGCGATGGGGAGCCCGGGAGGGCCTTGGTGGAGCAGGAGGACGGTGGCAAGGCCTGGGTCTGCCAGAAGAGCTTTGCCCACTACGACGTGCAGAGCCTGCTCTTCAACCTCAACCAGGTGGCAGCCAACCGGGCGGTGGTGGCACAGCGGAGGAATACCACGACGGGCGCCTCTGCCGCCTCTGCCGTCTCGGCTGCCCTCTCTCGGGCGTACGGGCTGGGGGGCCTGGACCCGGCCTTCGCCAGCACCGAGGACCTCAACTACAAGGAGAACCTGGAGCACGACCTCGGGGACAACAACAGCAACGACCTTCTGCTCAGCTGCCCCCACTTCCGCAACGAGGTGGGCGGCATGTGCGAGCGCAACGTCAGCTTCTCCAGGGCGTCGGCCGGCTCCCCCAGCGGGGCCGCGGGCGAGGGAGGCTTCCTGGAGCCCACCCTCAATGCCTACTGCACCAACGCCAGCATCTCCGTGCTGGAGGTCCCCAGGGAGCTGCAGAGGAGCCCCAACCGGCTAACCCGCTACAACGTGGAGCACGTCGACCTGGGGGCCCGCTACTACCAGCTCTATTTCCACGGCAAAG AGCATTCCAACTACTTTggagtggatgagaagctgggacCGGTGGCTGTGAGCATCAGGAGAGAGAAGTTGGAGGATCATAAGGACTACGGGCCCCAGTATCAGTACAGGATTATCTTCCGGACCAGCGAG CTCGTGACCCTGCGAGGCACCATCCTGGAGGACGCGactcccaccaccaccaagcacGGGACAGTGCGTGGCCTCCCCCTGAAGGATGTACTGGAGTACGTGGTCTCCGAGCTGAACATCCACTGTCTGCGGCTTGCCATGAACACGCTGAAAGTCACAGAGCAGCTCCTGAAACTCGACGAGCAGGGG CTCTGCAGGaagcacaaggtgggaatcctgtACTGCAAAGCAGGGCAGAGCTCCGAGGAGGAGATGTACAATAACGAGGAGGCGGGGCCAGCCTTCGAAGAGTTCCTCTCCCTCATCGGGGAGAAGGTCTGTCTGAAAGCCTTCAGCAAGTACGCTGCCCAGCTGGACACGAAGA CTGACTCCACCGGCACCCACTCTCTGTACACCACGTATCAGGACTACGAGATCATGTTCCACGTCTCCACTATGCTCCCCTACACGCTCAACAACCGGCAGCAG CTACTAAGGAAGCGGCACATAGGAAACGACATAGTCACAATCATCTTCCAGGAGCCTGGAGCGTTGCCTTTCACCCCCCAGAATATCCGCTCCCACTTCCAGCATGTCTTTATTATTGTCCGAGTCCACAGCCCTTGCACTGATAACGTTTGCTATAG CGTGGCTGTGACCAGATCCAAAGATGCTCCACCCTtcggcccccccatccccagcggCGTCACCTTCCGCAAGTCTGACATCTTTAGAGACTTCTTACTAGCCAAGGTAATCAATGCCGAGAACGCCGCGCACAAGTCCGACAAGTTCCACACCATGGCAACACGCACCAGGCAGGAGTACCTGAAGGACCTGGCAGAGAACTGCGTCACTAACACGCCCATCGATTCCACAGGGAAATTCAACTTGATCTCCCTGACTTCTAAGAAGAAGGAGAAGATGAAGGCGCGGATGGGGGCGGAGCAGTACAGCAGCGGGGCCATCGCCTGGCGCGTCTTGGCCCAGGACTTTGCCCAGGGGGTGGAGATCGAGTGCATCTTGGCCATCTCCAACGAGTTCATCGTCCTGCTGGACCTCGGCACCAAGGAGGTGGTGTTCAACTGCTTCTGTGGGGATGTGATCGGCTGGACTCCCGATCCCGGCACCCTCCGGATCTTCTACGGCAGAGGGGACCACGTCTCCATCCAGGCCACGGACAGCAGCCCCGAGGACATCAAGGAGATCGTGCAGCGACTCAAG GTCATGACCTCGGGCTGTGAGACGGTCGACATGACCCTGCGGCGAAACGGGCTGGGCCAGCTCGGCTTCCATGTGAAGTACGACGGGACGGTGGCCGAGGTGGAGGACTACGGCTTTGCGTGGCAGGCGGGGCTCCGGCAGGGCAGCCGGCTGGTGGAGATCTGTAAAGTCGCCGTGGTGACGCTGTCCCACGACCAGATGATCGACTTATTGCGGACCTCGGTCACGGTGAAAGTGGTCATCATCCCGCCCCATGAGGACGGCGTCCCTCGCAG GGGATGGGCCGAGTCCTTCGAAATGAGCAGCATGGAGCACAAGGCAGAGCTGGAGAGCGTGCCCGCGGGGCATCGCCCGCCGTACCGCAGCAACTCAGCATGGCAGTGGAGCGGGCCTGCCTCCCACCACTCCTCGCAGGCAGCCAAGTGGGCAGAGCCCCTGCCCCTCACGAGGCCCCCCAAACAGACGTCTGTCATCCCGTACCGCGAGCCGCAGCCCCTGCACAGCAAGAG GCCGGTTAGCTTCCCTGAGACGCCGCACACCGCCGCTTCCTCCCCAGCGGGGGCGGAGAGAGTCCAGCCATATCGGCAGCCGTCGGGCAGCTTCTCGACTCCAGGCTCAGGAGGAACGGCTTACACCCGCTACAAGCCATCCCCAGAAAG ATACGCAACCTCTCAGCGGCCTGTGCTGCCGTTGGAACAGCATTACAGCCCCGAAGTGACCTCGAGCGGCGATTCCTCGTCCGGGGGGCTCCCCAGTCAGGAGAGCACCATGGAGAGGCACAAGCCGG AGCCCCTGTGGCACGTGCCGGTGCAGTCCAGGCTCCCTGCTGCGACGGGGAGCAGCATGAGCAAGCGGCCCAGCAGACAGGAGCTGGCAGGAAAGGATTCTCCCAACCGGCCTTCCAAA GGTGAGGCTCAGTACTCCAGCCACTCCAGCAGCAACACGCTGTCCAGCAACGCCTCCAGCAGCCACAGTGACGAGCGCTGGTTTGACACGCCCGAGCCTGCCGAGGGTGAGCCAGACCCCGTCTCCAAGGGGGGCTCCAGCGACAGCGGCATTGACACCACGCTCTACGCCAAGCCCTCCCGCCTGGGGCCGCAGCGAGACCAGCTGCCCAAAGCCCCGCCGGGCTCTGCCCACTACGCCAGCCTGCATGAGAGTGGGGCCAGGCCCGGGAGCAAGAGGAGGGAGCCTTCGCCCGCCGTCAGCGCAGGCAGCCACAGCCGAGGCTACCGGCCCAAGCTGTATGGCACAGGGGCCGGCGCGGCCGGGCCTGCCGCAGCCCCCAACCATGGCAGTGAGCTCTTCAAGCAGCCAAG TAATTTCAGTTTGCGACAAGGCCGCCCTGCTCAGGGTTACAAAACGCCCGTGGCTGAGAATCCCAGGCCCCCACACATGTCCCAGTCCAGCTCCTTCCAGCTGTCTGCCTCTGTCCCCAAATCCTTCTTTTCCAAACAGACCAGCAGGAACAAGCCCGCGTTGGGGTGGAAGAGAGCCGAGGAGACCCCCACGAGACCTGTGGCCTTCACAGACCCAAAGAA GCAAATCGACATGAACACCAAGAACGTCTTTGGGCAGCCCAGGCTGCGGGCGTCACTCCGGGACCTGCGCTCCCCCCGCAAGAACTACAAGTCCACCATTGAGGACGACCTAAAGAAGCTCATCATTATGGACGGCTTGGGCCCGGAGCCAGAGAGAGCCATG TCTCCGCAGAAGACTCTCCAGCGGACGTTATCAGACGAGAGCCTGTGCAGCGGGAGGAGAGACGCCAGCTTCGCCAACGCCACCTGCTTTGAACAGTCCCTGGCCAGCGACGTCCTCTTCACCAGCACCTATCCGTCCAACACGCTGCCCACCCGGCGGCAGCATCCGCAGCCGGGCAGCGGCGGCCTCCCCGAGAAGAAAT CCACCATCTCTGCCTCGGAGCTGTCACTGAGCGACGCACGGGACAAGCCTCCCAGACGCCTCGACCCGGGGCTGATGCCCCTGCCCGACACGGCAGCTGGCCTGGAATGGTCCAGCCTGGTCAACGCTGCGAAGGCCTATGAAG